The DNA segment gttataatataaaattttaataagagaaataaatatttgaatatgatttgaatattgattatatgaatgtgattcatacaaaaactataagttaaaattagtatgaatatgattcatattaatactatatgttatattgagagattgaaattataagttatattatatgtgatataataaactaaatgttatatttatatgagatataatatatagtttaattatgtTAGTtggttaatataattaaaattgtggttaatataattaaaattatttttgaattttgaattttgcatTAGACATCAACAATAAATACTTGGAAGTAAGACATGAGTGTTTCAACCGTATATCTAATGCCTATTAACATTCtaaatatatcaataatatatctaaCACCAATCAAcatatcaagtgtatcaataatatatattatatataatagcAATCAACGTTCAATCATAAATAATTGATTATGTATTTTAACCGTGAAAAATTTCGGATCTTCGATTATTTTAGTATTTGACAAGTATAACAATAATGAATAAAACATTAATCATTTCACATAGTATATATATTGTTCAATTCTAATAGTAAATCTCAAAAGAAAACAATTGATATCTATCAATTGTTTATCACTTAATTAATGGATAtacttaaaagaaaacaaaaattaaaagcgTATTCCGAGAGAAATTCTCACCTGCCCAGATTTTTTTGTGCTTTTTTGACTTTTCTAATTTTGGATCGGGTCAAACATTTTGCTACAATTACAAAAGTTAAAAACTACACAGACGAAATTTTAACAACTTTTTTTGCTATTgattatccaacatttttttgTAACTCACAAGTGCCCAATCAAAAGTTTGTCACGTGAAAAACTATCTTATAACCACAGTCAACCATTCACTCCTTTTAAGTTATGACTTATGACTTCTGCTCATGCCTGCAACTATATTTTAACAGAAAAGTTGGTGGAAATGATTATTTTAaagtaaattaattatgaaagtaaaaaaagaaaacttgtgaAAACTGtgagaaataattaaaacatcaattttaaGAACATAATTGGAATTACTTGGAAGCATTTGAAACGAAACGATTTATACAAAGTTATCTCTTGTTCGTTTTGGAGGGTTGGTGCTAAAGAGTAAACACTAAAACGGTAAAATTTGAAGGTTCAAATGTTCGAATATAAAAGAAGAGCAAACTCCACACTTGTATGGAGGGACTATAACATCAAGAAGAGATTTTCCCTTTCAAACAACCACCACCCACAACCAATCTCTTATTATACAGAAGTGATACAATACAAATATACAAAAGAAATATCGCTTACTGTATTTCCAAGTTAAGGTTTTGAAGCTTATTTATCTCAGCTGGAGCAACATCCAATCCTCTTCAGAACTGAAGAATCATCCTTGACATCTATTGTCTGACCTCTTGCCGGGAGGGTCGTTGAAGCACTTCCGATATCGCCCGTCTCAACTGATCTCTTGCACACGATTCGATATATTTGAGAGAGCACCTCTGTGAAAGCGCTTTCAACGTTTGTTGCATCCAATGCTGAGGTCTCCATGAAGTACAAAGACTCCCTTTCAGCAAATGATTTTCCATCTTCTGTTGGAACGAGAATAAGGTGTCGTAAATCACATTTGTTGCCAATGAGCATCACTACCATGTTTGGGTCTGTGTGATCCCTCAATTCCTTTAACCATCTTGCAGCATTTTCAAATGTTGGACGTCGAGTGACATCGTACACGAGCAAAGCACCTACTGCCCCTCGGTAGTAAGCACTGGTTATCGCTCGGTACCTACAAAGAAAGAGTTGATCTGAAttgaaagaagcaaaaaaaagAGCTTTTAAGTGGTAACTACAAATCCAAATAGCTATGAGAGTATGCCCTAATAATGTCCTCGCCAACATTCAAATCAGCTTCGACATCAACAAATTTTATAACTTCAATTACAAATGTAGGCAATTATGAACATAGCTAGATGATTTAGGACTTGAGACTTGTTTGGAAAGACTACTTTTCAAAGCACTTGAAAAGTCATTCCAAAGAGGCCTTTGTTCtcatacaaaaattgaaaattaaaaataaaaccatCAAAGGAAAGTTCCCACAGAATTTCCAGGCAATTATTGAGTTAAATGGTGGGGGGGTGGGAATACCAAGTAGAAGAGATAAAAGCCAAGGCTCAGTCAAGTGGACCCAAGGTTTGGCTAGTTGAGCAACTTaaattataatggaaattaCAAGTTCAAAGTTGTTTAACCCTTCAGCGGTGGCAAGCAAATTGAGAAAATTCAATATTCCTATTCATATGAATACAACAAAATGGACGAGAACATCCAGAAGAATAGTTTATTGTAATCCACCCCACACCACCTACCAACCCATTGGATCTGGATTAATGTCTTTGAACAGTAGAAAATCTAAGGAATAGTTATAGTTCCACACTTGCATCGTTCCGAACTATGGAAAAACAATCttatccaaaaagaaaaagaagggggAAAAGAAACTCTGACAAAgcgaaaaaaatgaaaatcataatGAACAAGAAGAACTTCAAACCTCAATTAGGTAAGTTGGAGgtcaaaaaagaaaacaacaaatgACTAACCAGGGTAAGTTGACCACAGCATAACACATGTCCTATgatttatatgatatataagtCAAGTAAAAAATTGCTCAGAGTTCAGACAACTACTTGTGTTCAATAATCCTATCCCATACTAATGTAATAACTAATCCTTAGATGCCAGCTTCAGCATGTCCATACCAAGAAACTACCCTGATTTATTTGATATATCAGGTATATCACAACAGTTCACACAATTACTTGTGCTTGTTATTCTTGAGGACCTACAGGACCTGATAGGCCTTAGCCTCAATTTATTCATCAAACATAGATCAATAAATGGTCTCTGATTCTAGTCACATTTTAAACTCCAGCAGCATTAAAAGTTCAGTAAAGAAAAGCCTTGAAGTTTGAACTAAGCTACAATTCTAAGATCACACTAGagcaatgtatatctttttgACCGATAAATATGAGGAAGGCAGTTCGGATGTTGAATTGATGAGAATTATTTGTTTTCAGGGAGACAAGAAAAGTAGTCTACAGTGTCTTCGTTTGATCGGGACACTTTGATTGCCAACCTAGGAGGAAATAGTACAATTCCTTGTTTCTAGAAAATTCATCTGAAAGGCTCCATTTCTTTGCAATGATGCAAGACTATTTACCACAATTTCTTCCATGGACAAGCAAGTAAAAACTAGAACAAGTAGTAACAAAACCCAGAAACAAAATCCCATTGGAAATGCTACCAATTACAAAACCGAGAAATGCATCCATAATTCCCAATGGAAATGGTTAAATCACCAACAGACCCAACAACTAAAGCTGATTGGTTACCGTAAATTTGAACATATCAATTCTCTCC comes from the Benincasa hispida cultivar B227 chromosome 5, ASM972705v1, whole genome shotgun sequence genome and includes:
- the LOC120078417 gene encoding ras-related protein Rab11D; its protein translation is MAGYKAHDEYDYLFKLVLIGDSGVGKSNLLSRFTRNQFNLESKSTIGVEFATKSLDIDGKVIKAQIWDTAGQERYRAITSAYYRGAVGALLVYDVTRRPTFENAARWLKELRDHTDPNMVVMLIGNKCDLRHLILVPTEDGKSFAERESLYFMETSALDATNVESAFTEVLSQIYRIVCKRSVETGDIGSASTTLPARGQTIDVKDDSSVLKRIGCCSS